In a single window of the Nitrospirota bacterium genome:
- a CDS encoding DUF2892 domain-containing protein — MMERVLRGIAGVVVLVSLGLAQVHSPKWLILTAFMGLNLFQSAFTNWCPMMPILRAMGIDKTSKK; from the coding sequence ATGATGGAGAGGGTTCTCAGGGGAATAGCAGGGGTTGTAGTATTGGTAAGCCTGGGATTGGCACAGGTGCATTCGCCGAAGTGGCTGATATTGACTGCCTTTATGGGGCTAAATCTTTTTCAGTCAGCATTTACCAACTGGTGTCCGATGATGCCTATACTCAGGGCAATGGGGATAGACAAAACAAGTAAGAAGTAG
- a CDS encoding class I SAM-dependent methyltransferase, producing MKQGATEAFDLYAEDYDRWFDSSEGKVLFEMEVEAVKLLMKDIEKPFLEIGVGTGRFAKELGIEFGIDPSPSVLEIAKKRGIKVKKAKGEKLPFKNESFGTVFLLFTLCFVDDPERVFSEAKRVLKKGGGLIVGIINRESLWGQLYMKKKAEGHPIYRYAHFYSADEVAEMIEKTGLAVEKYSSTLCQPPSETPHKEAVCKGLVEGAGFVCILVRKI from the coding sequence ATGAAACAAGGCGCTACTGAAGCCTTTGATTTATACGCAGAGGATTATGATAGGTGGTTTGATTCTTCGGAAGGTAAAGTATTATTTGAAATGGAGGTTGAGGCAGTCAAGCTTTTGATGAAAGATATTGAAAAGCCTTTTCTTGAGATTGGAGTAGGAACAGGGAGATTTGCAAAGGAATTGGGGATTGAGTTTGGCATAGACCCTTCTCCCAGTGTATTAGAAATAGCGAAGAAGCGTGGGATAAAGGTTAAAAAGGCAAAGGGAGAAAAACTACCCTTTAAAAATGAATCCTTTGGAACAGTATTTTTGCTTTTCACACTCTGTTTTGTAGATGACCCAGAAAGAGTATTCTCTGAAGCTAAAAGGGTATTAAAGAAAGGCGGGGGCCTGATTGTCGGGATAATTAATAGGGAAAGCCTGTGGGGTCAACTTTATATGAAAAAGAAGGCTGAAGGACATCCGATATATAGATACGCACACTTTTACAGTGCTGATGAAGTCGCTGAGATGATAGAAAAAACCGGGCTGGCAGTCGAAAAATATTCATCAACACTCTGCCAACCACCATCTGAAACACCTCACAAAGAGGCTGTGTGTAAAGGATTAGTAGAAGGCGCAGGATTTGTATGCATTCTTGTAAGGAAAATTTAA
- a CDS encoding outer membrane lipoprotein-sorting protein: MLRYLLIFFILTLPLNASALTADEVMKRSQAAFLYPGKDFKARVMMKLISKGGGERIRELTMLRKNYGEPGGDQKYFIYFFQPADVRDMTFMVYKYPVKDDDRWLFVPAINMVRRIAAQDKRSSFVGSDFTYEDVSGRDIEDDIHTIVKEEKLGTRDCHVIKSSPKLQDVDYSYKISWIDKDNFLPLKEEYYDRRGELYKVFSADEVKSIKGFPTVTKRAIKNLQSGHRTEVAYTKADYNIGIEDSLFSERYLKQPPRRWIE; the protein is encoded by the coding sequence ATGTTACGCTACCTACTGATATTTTTTATTTTGACTTTGCCATTAAATGCATCTGCCCTTACAGCAGATGAGGTCATGAAGAGATCACAGGCAGCCTTTCTTTATCCTGGCAAGGACTTTAAGGCAAGGGTAATGATGAAACTCATAAGCAAGGGCGGCGGGGAGAGGATAAGAGAGCTTACGATGTTGAGAAAAAATTATGGTGAGCCTGGCGGTGACCAGAAGTATTTTATCTACTTTTTCCAGCCAGCAGATGTAAGAGATATGACATTCATGGTTTATAAGTATCCTGTGAAAGACGATGACAGATGGCTCTTTGTGCCTGCAATAAACATGGTGAGGAGGATTGCTGCGCAGGATAAACGCTCAAGCTTTGTCGGCTCTGATTTTACATATGAGGATGTTTCTGGAAGGGATATTGAAGATGATATACACACCATCGTGAAGGAAGAAAAGCTCGGTACAAGAGACTGCCATGTAATAAAGAGTTCTCCAAAACTTCAGGATGTGGATTATAGTTATAAGATTTCGTGGATTGATAAAGATAATTTCCTGCCCTTAAAAGAAGAATACTATGACAGACGAGGAGAGCTTTATAAAGTATTTTCTGCTGATGAGGTTAAGAGTATCAAAGGATTCCCAACAGTCACAAAAAGGGCGATAAAAAACCTTCAGAGCGGCCACAGGACAGAGGTCGCATATACAAAGGCGGATTACAACATCGGTATTGAAGACAGTCTCTTTTCAGAGAGATACCTTAAGCAGCCACCAAGGAGATGGATTGAGTGA